A DNA window from Candidatus Sulfidibacterium hydrothermale contains the following coding sequences:
- a CDS encoding chorismate mutase yields MPKDLHIKKLSEWEEYHERPFVIAGPCSAESEKQVVETAIGLKKTGKVDMFRAGIWKPRTRPNSFEGVGAKGLSWLKKAKQETGLPLTIEVANANHVYEALKYGVDVLWIGARTSANPFAVQEIANAMQGADIGVLIKNPVNPDLELWIGAIERIYQAGIKKIGLIHRGFSTYEKSSYRNLPQWQIPIEMKSRLPEIPMLNDPSHIGGKAELILDLSQKAMDLNFDGLMIESHVNPKEALSDAQQQITPEELGKLLDQLVLRSPRPTDEKQLNVLEELRGKIDWLDKQFLDLIEQRMQVAEAIGEYKKRNNISILQNKRWEDIIYKSIEEGAKRGLSREFINRAFKAIHQESINHQMEIMNGKKKPEA; encoded by the coding sequence ATGCCTAAAGATCTGCATATCAAAAAATTGTCAGAATGGGAAGAATATCATGAACGGCCATTTGTCATTGCCGGTCCCTGTAGTGCCGAATCGGAAAAACAGGTGGTGGAAACCGCCATTGGTTTAAAAAAAACCGGAAAAGTAGATATGTTCCGTGCCGGAATCTGGAAACCGCGGACGCGTCCCAACAGCTTTGAAGGAGTGGGAGCCAAGGGGCTTTCCTGGCTGAAAAAAGCCAAACAGGAAACTGGCTTGCCGTTGACCATTGAAGTGGCCAATGCCAACCATGTTTATGAAGCACTGAAATACGGGGTGGATGTGTTGTGGATTGGAGCCCGTACATCAGCCAATCCTTTTGCTGTTCAGGAAATTGCCAATGCCATGCAGGGGGCAGATATCGGTGTGTTGATAAAAAATCCGGTAAACCCGGACCTGGAGCTGTGGATTGGCGCCATTGAACGGATTTATCAGGCTGGAATAAAAAAAATCGGACTGATTCACCGGGGCTTTTCTACTTATGAAAAATCGAGTTACCGGAATCTTCCGCAGTGGCAGATTCCTATCGAAATGAAAAGCCGTCTTCCGGAGATTCCCATGCTGAATGACCCCAGTCATATCGGAGGAAAAGCAGAGCTGATTCTGGATCTTTCACAAAAAGCCATGGATCTGAATTTTGACGGGTTGATGATTGAATCACACGTGAATCCAAAGGAAGCATTGAGTGATGCCCAACAACAAATTACTCCGGAAGAGTTGGGCAAATTACTTGACCAGCTTGTGTTACGTAGTCCCCGCCCCACTGACGAAAAACAATTGAATGTTTTGGAAGAACTGCGTGGAAAAATCGATTGGCTCGATAAGCAGTTCTTAGATCTTATTGAACAACGCATGCAGGTGGCCGAAGCCATTGGTGAATACAAAAAACGGAATAACATCAGTATTCTGCAAAACAAACGTTGGGAAGATATCATTTATAAAAGTATCGAAGAAGGCGCTAAACGCGGCTTAAGCCGGGAATTTATCAACCGGGCTTTTAAAGCCATCCACCAGGAATCCATCAACCATCAGATGGAAATCATGAACGGTAAGAAAAAACCGGAAGCTTAA
- a CDS encoding prephenate dehydrogenase, with translation MNVCVVGIGLIGGSMALDLKKREFAQKVVGVDVNPQHANIAKLSRLVDDVMELEEAIRISDLVIVATPINVTKKLLPEILTLCQGTQKVVTDVGSTKAGILQKIADHPNRKQFVASHPMAGTEFSGPLAAISRLFDYKTAIICEKENSSPAALEMVEQMYETLHMKVIYMQPHEHDVSAAYVSHISHISAFALSLAVLEKEKDEKRILDLASGGFASTVRLAKSSAEMWVPVFDQNSDYVLEVLDTYIHKLEAFREAIQKKDHDEITRLIHESNKIQKIL, from the coding sequence TGTAGTGGGTATCGGATTAATCGGCGGGTCAATGGCCCTGGATTTGAAAAAACGTGAGTTTGCCCAAAAAGTGGTGGGTGTTGATGTGAATCCGCAACATGCCAATATTGCCAAACTGAGCCGGTTGGTTGATGATGTGATGGAGCTGGAAGAGGCTATCCGGATTTCTGATCTGGTTATTGTGGCTACACCGATCAATGTAACCAAGAAGTTGTTGCCGGAAATCTTAACTCTTTGTCAGGGAACCCAAAAAGTGGTAACCGATGTGGGATCTACCAAAGCCGGTATTTTGCAAAAAATTGCCGATCATCCCAACCGGAAACAATTTGTAGCTTCTCACCCTATGGCCGGAACTGAGTTTTCCGGTCCGTTGGCTGCCATCAGCCGTTTGTTCGATTACAAAACAGCCATTATTTGCGAAAAAGAAAACAGCAGTCCGGCAGCACTCGAAATGGTAGAACAGATGTACGAAACCCTGCACATGAAAGTCATTTATATGCAGCCGCATGAACATGATGTCAGTGCTGCTTATGTTTCGCATATTTCGCATATTTCGGCTTTTGCTCTTTCGCTGGCGGTGCTTGAAAAGGAAAAAGACGAGAAGAGAATTCTTGATCTGGCCAGTGGTGGATTTGCTTCTACCGTGCGATTGGCCAAAAGTTCAGCGGAAATGTGGGTTCCTGTTTTTGACCAAAATTCCGATTATGTTTTGGAAGTACTGGATACCTACATCCATAAACTGGAAGCTTTCCGGGAAGCTATACAAAAGAAAGATCACGACGAGATTACCCGTTTAATTCACGAATCCAATAAAATTCAAAAAATACTTTAA
- a CDS encoding protein-disulfide reductase DsbD family protein has translation MMKRFSFLAVLFLLSVAPLFAQILEPVKWSFSTQKIADKEYALIFTARIDNNWHLYSQDIPQAPPATTFTFKKDSSSYTLEGKVEEQGQVIKEFDKNFNMELKYYLDSVRFVQKVKIKGAGAVVKGTLNYMCCDNTQCLPPQDVDFSFDLGKVKTAASTAAIAKQTTVSGKNKIDIGGRKKGLWGFFVLAFLGGLLGILTPCVFPMIPMTVSFFMKEGEDKAKGKMQALLYGFSIIAIYTLIGSVLAVIAGPNIANWLSTNWLPNIIFFIIFMVFAFSFFGMFEITMPHWLVNKSDQKADRGGILGPVFMALTLVLVSFSCTGPIVGTILVESAGGEILKPIVGMFGFSLAFALPFTLFAFFPSWLSNLPKSGGWLNSVKVVLGFLELAFGLKFLSIADQTYHWHILDREVYLALWIVIFFLLGLYLLGKIRFAYDDEVKHVTVPRLLLSIITFSFVVYMIPGMFGAPLKFLSGYLPPQSTIDFDVNKIVRDNLQIYGGGATHEPKEICATPKYHSFLELPHGLKGYFDYKQAVACSKKQNKPIFIDFTGHGCVNCREMEANVWSDPRVLKILRNDYVILALYVDDKYPLPKNEWVRSSYDGKLKKTLGKKDADFQISKFGVNAQPFYVLMDNKGNVLVQPKAYDLNVDHFIRFLKEGIKNYKEGKSLFNINKKPAE, from the coding sequence ATGATGAAACGATTTTCCTTTCTTGCGGTTCTTTTTCTTTTGTCTGTAGCACCGCTGTTTGCCCAAATCCTGGAACCGGTAAAGTGGTCATTTTCCACACAAAAAATTGCGGACAAAGAATATGCGCTGATTTTTACAGCCCGTATTGACAATAACTGGCACTTATATTCGCAGGATATTCCGCAAGCGCCTCCTGCTACTACATTTACTTTTAAGAAAGACAGCAGCAGTTATACGCTGGAAGGAAAAGTGGAAGAACAAGGACAGGTGATCAAAGAGTTTGATAAAAATTTCAACATGGAGTTGAAATATTATCTTGATAGTGTACGGTTTGTCCAGAAAGTGAAGATTAAAGGAGCCGGAGCGGTGGTGAAAGGAACGCTGAATTACATGTGTTGTGACAATACCCAGTGTTTGCCTCCGCAGGATGTGGATTTTTCTTTTGATCTGGGAAAAGTGAAAACGGCAGCCTCTACTGCAGCGATTGCAAAGCAGACTACGGTTTCCGGAAAAAATAAAATTGATATTGGCGGCCGGAAAAAAGGCCTTTGGGGCTTTTTTGTGTTGGCTTTTCTCGGCGGACTTCTTGGTATTCTTACGCCTTGTGTTTTCCCCATGATTCCGATGACGGTAAGTTTCTTTATGAAAGAGGGGGAAGACAAAGCCAAAGGAAAAATGCAAGCGTTGTTGTATGGCTTTAGTATTATTGCCATTTATACCCTGATTGGCTCGGTATTGGCTGTGATTGCCGGGCCGAATATTGCTAATTGGCTTAGTACAAACTGGTTGCCTAACATTATCTTCTTTATTATTTTCATGGTTTTTGCTTTCTCGTTCTTCGGGATGTTCGAAATCACCATGCCGCACTGGCTGGTGAACAAATCGGATCAGAAAGCAGACCGGGGTGGTATTTTGGGTCCTGTTTTTATGGCGCTTACCCTGGTTTTGGTGTCTTTCAGCTGTACGGGTCCTATTGTGGGAACTATTTTGGTAGAATCGGCCGGAGGCGAAATTTTAAAACCCATTGTAGGAATGTTTGGTTTTTCGCTGGCTTTTGCTCTTCCGTTTACTTTGTTTGCTTTCTTCCCGTCGTGGTTGTCTAATTTACCCAAGTCGGGCGGATGGCTCAATTCGGTGAAAGTGGTTCTCGGTTTCCTTGAGTTGGCTTTTGGACTTAAATTCCTGAGCATTGCCGATCAGACCTATCACTGGCATATTCTTGACCGCGAAGTATATCTTGCCCTTTGGATCGTAATTTTCTTTTTGCTGGGATTGTATCTGTTGGGTAAAATCCGGTTTGCTTATGATGATGAGGTAAAACACGTGACTGTTCCGCGATTATTGCTTTCTATTATCACTTTTAGTTTTGTGGTTTACATGATTCCGGGGATGTTTGGTGCTCCGTTGAAATTTCTTTCGGGTTATCTTCCGCCTCAGAGTACCATCGATTTTGATGTCAACAAAATTGTCCGTGACAATTTACAGATCTACGGCGGTGGAGCAACGCATGAGCCCAAAGAGATTTGTGCAACGCCGAAGTATCACAGCTTTTTGGAACTTCCTCATGGTTTAAAAGGATATTTCGATTATAAACAGGCTGTAGCTTGTTCCAAAAAACAAAACAAACCCATTTTTATTGATTTTACCGGACATGGTTGTGTCAATTGCCGTGAAATGGAAGCCAATGTGTGGTCTGATCCGCGGGTGCTGAAAATTTTGCGTAATGATTATGTGATCCTTGCCCTTTATGTGGATGATAAGTATCCGCTCCCTAAAAATGAATGGGTTAGATCGTCGTATGACGGGAAGCTGAAGAAAACACTGGGGAAAAAAGATGCCGATTTTCAGATTTCGAAATTCGGGGTAAATGCCCAGCCGTTTTATGTGCTGATGGATAATAAAGGAAATGTTTTGGTACAACCCAAGGCGTACGATTTA